ttttaacgagcccgccaaaatattacaaagaaaagtcaagcccgccaaatttaaagaattctggactgatttggcgcgaagaataggacaactcaaaccgtataactggccccgtttcaacaaagggtatgccatattGTTCGTGCCATACTACGACTATGCCAGCAAGAAGGGAGACCAAcacgacagttgaaaactaacttctccagcctcgaagtcctgaaggaagaacatcaccatcacggcaacAACCAAcctcagccaacgtggtaccaaggaAAAACCACCCCGACCgatcaaactcaaaacaaaacctccaacagaaagaaactgaagaatcgaaagtttccactctacaatctaagccctgactaccaacaggtgaaaacatcacctaaagagactttgaacctatttctaacgaaggaaaccaggtacttaccccacaaatccaaaacgcaccttaccgcatcagcgcactcaacccaactgaagattgcgcagtcatccgacattcggggtacggcaagcagaacctacagaattcaacgaaccccgaaatcgcgaactaccgctaactgaccagaaaggaatggtaagcatagtccctgcctgtccttgagtctaacctagctaagaataggtattgggaggtgggaggtgtaattttactgtaaccccctttgaatgtgtaatgtattgttctttattagagtgattataaatttgacattgtattttcttgtctgtaataaaatcaaagttcttttgcatcaaaccagttgtccttggcactttatcacatccccccaaataaatccagagtctagaacccaagggagtgggagcgattcgaatcgctcaagtaggtcagaggtgaacctgacccccgggaccaccccattacaggccccagctggagtattatgtccaattctgggcaccacactttaggaaggatgtgaaggccttagagaaagtgcagaaaagatttatgagaataattccaggaatgagggacttcagttacgttgatagactggataagctggggttgttctccttgaagcagagaatattgagaggagatttgatggcggtgttcaaaatcatgagggtctggacagagtagatggagggaaactgttcccattggcagaagagtcaagaaccaaaggacacaggtttaaggtgattggcaaaagaaccaaaggcgacctaagaaaaaaaaaatttatgcagcgagtagttaagatctggaatgcactgcctgaaagtgtggtggaggcagactttcaaaagagagttggattagtatctgaaggaaaaacatttgcagggctacaggaaaaggacagggtgggactagctgagaggcggcacgggctcgatgagccgaatgacttttcgtgctgtaaccattctatgattctatgatatttcaGCACTCTCCTATCCAGGCACAGTAAAGTTGCCTTTGTTTTTCACACATTTGATATCTACAATGGGTATATGCCAAAGAAAGCCACATCGTGGAACAGATAGAACATGTCGGATGTGAAACGTAGTCCCATTCTACAGTCTTGACCTTGCAATATATAATTCATATTTAATTTCCACTATTCAGTGTAGCCATCTAATTATAATCAAATTTGATAAAAATGaccatttaaattttttttgatgatTAACAATTGAGGACATTTAAAAAAGGTTACCAGATTGTTTTACAATACCTGAGACCAATTAGTACTAATTAGGGCTACATTTCTTAAAGTATGATAGAGGATATTCAATAAGCAGCACATGTTTTGTAAAACGAGTGTATATTTATAAACATTTAATGAATAACGGGTTACAGAATGCAGGTAAATAAGCAAAAAGTGTCATTTTGTATTGTATCATCTCCTGCAGACGGTAAACGTACTTATTATCACTGTCTTCTCCACACAGCAGAGAATTCAAGTGCAGCATTGTAACTATAGTATTCTATTTATACACAAATTCTAATTTCTGACCTTACGTACAAACATATTCTCACGTCATATTTTACATTTTACTTAACTGAATGAAAAAGTCGCATTTTGGACAGAGCTCAAAATTAAAAGTAATTTGCTTAGCCTTAGGCCAGTATATTTAGCAATAGATTAGTGACAGTGGGAATGTGATTGGATAAAAAAAACTAAGGAGCACATTTTGATGATATAACATTGATTTGCACATTTGTAGGAAGCTTCTTGTACAAATTGTCTTCCATACACACACCTAAAAGGATGGACGAGTTTAAAAAATATTATTCTAGAATTATGGCAGTCCACAGGCTTCAGCTGTGGACTATTAAGTTTTGTCAGGTACTTTGCCTGGTGTCTCAGGCCCAGTGTTATCAACTGATTGCTTGCCATGGAGAACTTGCTGGAATCAGCTGCAGACAGAATGTGTTTGATCCAGGCAAAATGCCCTAGGCATAAACTTTGATCTATCAGTTCCAAGTTAAGCTTAACTGGACAAGTTATTTCAGAGTGTCTGCTTGTTTTTGCATAGTTTCTGTGTCCACCAGATGCTATGTCATTTTCTAAAGAAAATGATGTGACTTCAGCTTATTTAAGAATTATTGTGTGGTGACATTTACTGGTTCAATGTGCAATCATCGAACAATTAATATTTTAATAATAGCTTTCACTTTTCATTTAAAAAAGAATTAAGGGGAACCTCTCCTTCAAAAGATCCTGCAGCAATAATTGGCATGTTGTATTACATTAATCTAGCATTAATAAAAGTATCCTAGGCACAAAAAAGCATGGAAGGTGAAACTAAAATGCAAAAGTAAATTTATTGGCAGAATTCTATTTGACTTAGTATGTCAAGAGTCATATAAAAATATCCTCACATTGGTAATTTTTGCTGTTATGAAGTGACACTTTTCACTTTTGAGTATGTATGACTAATTTCCATCCACTTCAAAGTACATATATGTTGGTATGATATTATTTAGCGAAGTCAATGGGAGGAATTACCTCCATATTACATTAAAAGATCATTAGAATAAAACACCACTGGAAAAAAAATCCAAACAACGGTAATGAAGGGCATTAGAGATTCCCGATACCACTGTATTAAGCTGGGTTGAAAGAATTCTGGCAACACACCACTTCATGTATTCTAAGACACTGCACTATAATGGTTGAAGGAGGCGAGTATATAAAACTAATCAGAATCGCGTCACATAATATTGCTTCTGCTCCCTTATTCACAGTGCACCACAAATCTCGTGTCATGGTAAATGGAGGACGGCAGAATACACAGAGCTGTCAATATTCGGTAAATGATCGGAGTGACATTCATAATCACCAAGAGTGACACAGATTGTAAACTGACAAAGATATGGATATGTGTTTATTTTCAGAAACGATATCAAAATAGATCACATTTTAAAACCAAAATGAGGGATTGCCATTCCTGATGGCAAACCTGAACGTGCACAAATAGAATTCTGCTCACACTTTGTTTTTAGTTTTGTTAATGTTTAATTAACAAGAGTTATATATTTAGAATCTGGGCAACCACATTTTGGATAAAATATGCTCTATGGACAAGTGATCAAAGAAGTTAACATCGGGTACAGAAAATGTTGTTTTGCTCTTTAGTTTTAAACACAGTTGTCATACATAAATTGGACAAATCATTCCTTTGCATTTTATGGAGTGTCCAATTCAGCTCAGAACTTTAAAAATGAGCCCTTTTCTAATCCAGTGAAAAATACAGTTGCAACAATATCGCCATATATGATGTCCCCCAACTAAATGTACTTCTTGCAGTGGGATCGGTGTCCAGTTAGTGACGATGAATAGTTACTGCTGCTGACCATTTCCAAACCAAATAAACATCAAATTCTGTTCAACATTCAGAACGAGGCACAGCGGTGTGAGAATGCTTACTCGGTATTATTGTTTTTGATGCTACGGGTATGTATGACGGTAAGAGAACCCCAGTCGATTCCTAAGTTTCAGTTCTTTCCCCGCAGGTACTCCATCCGATTGTTTTTGGCGGCGATTGACTGTttaagtccccaatatcaccagaaAACTCTCGAGAATCCCAAGATACAAAATAATATTGAAAAGCGGTCACAAGCTTCAGAATCTGCTCAACTTAATTTAttccattatcccatcaaacatcgCAATTATGTTCGTGATAGATTCGTTACTGTTGCAGTATGAAGTCTTCAAGGGAAAAGCGAACTGCACATCCATAAAAATAGCTTGCCAAATTATACACGGCATACTGCGGTTGGAAGAGACGGCACTACGAGAGAGATCGGCCCAAAGTTAGCCAGGTTTGAATTACTCCTTTGCTGTGTTGTGGACAACTTGCTGACGACATGAAAGGCTTTTTCTCTGGTCGCGAGGTTGCAGTGGCTGTCAATTGGAGCAACAGGGAGACGCAGTCGATTGGTTATAATTTGCGTAAACAAAATAGTCAACATTGGGGTACTTGAAAGCAGAAAGCTCGTGTGTAAAATTGCTGTCGACTTGCTGGTAACAGTACTGGTGGCTCTTGCAGTGGGTTATCAGCCAAGGCCCTGCAGAGAGCAAGTTTTTCAAGCAATTAAATTATTTTCATCAACTTTTTTTTCGTTGAGTTGTCAGATGTCAAACAGTTCAAATGCATTGAGTTGGACTGGAGTAGAGGTTTGCCAGGAGTAGTCAGGTGCCACATGGAGGGAAGGTGGCAACTGATGGATTGCCCATCGCAGTTCCGTGCAGCGAGTGCCGGCACCGCTGTCTATGTCCCCCCAGTGCAGGGCACGATAGGACAGGGGCAAGAGGGCAGGACAGGGGCAAGAGGATCAGGGTTAGGGGAGAGAATTTGCCTCAAGTCTTTCTCACTCAATCTGTTCAGAACGCCCCTATCTCGGTGCCCCAGGGTCTATAAGGTTTGCCTCCGCCGCTGCCCCCGCTGCCGCTATGCGGGACGCCGGCGATCCCAGGCGGGCTGAGCGCTGTGCCGCCCGGTGTTAGCACGGCGGCGGCGGGGAAGGCGCCGAAGGAGAGCGGGAAAGTgtgggcggcggcggcggcggcggcggcagcgTGGACGGTggcggagagggagaggagggaggtggagagcgGAGGCATGCGGGGAGTCAGGCCGCTCCCCCCACCGCCAGGGGCTGTGTGAGCCGCGGCCGCCGCCAGGGTGGCGGTGAGCAAAGCCGAGCCCCCTGGAGGAGGCGGGACCGCCGCCGTACCTGGGTGCAGCTCGGAGGCGCTGGCCAGCAGCCTGTCGCTGGAGAGCCCGTGGTGCTGCAGCAAAGCCGAGGGCAGGTGATGGAAGGCGGCGGCCCAGTGCTGATGGTGTGGCGGCTGTTGGTGCTGCTGGAGCcgctgctggtgctggtgctgatgGTGATGAGCGACCGACGAGGTCATTACAGCTGCTTCCCGCTGAGAGGCGTAAGTGTTGAGGTGAGAGACCAGGCGGAGCCGCAGCGGGTCCGAGTTCTCGAGACCCTCCACCGAGCTCAGGTAGCGGGCCACCTCGGACAGGCACTCCCGGAAACCAATACTCATAAAGTCCATGGCGAGAGCGTGAGCGTCGAAAAACCCTGCAGAGCAACAAGAGAACAGGAGAGCTCGTTAGATAGATGCAACATGCCCACTGCTGTCAGACTCTGGCCGGGGAGATTACACAGACTGTTAACAGTACAGGATCACTGCCAATACTAAAATGTTTTGACAACAGCATCGAAGGATGCACGTCTTAGTTTGGGGGTTCTAAGTAAATTAAAGAGTTTCATGTCTAATAGTTTATACGATTCGAACATTTTAGGAATCCATTTAAAGCTTCTTGATTTTATTTAAGCGCCTTTTGTGCAGAGCAGCACGCATTTGCAAATAGATTCTATTGGACCATTTAAACATTTCCATTTTACTATGACCATGAGATGAAGGATAAAATAGGTTAAACTAATTAATTACTTGCAGCAAGCCAGGTGGACTGAAAGAATCTGCTCTCGATCTCAGAGAGGCACAGGTTTGTGCCTGTGTGTTGACATTAGGTGGCAGTGTGGAGACGTTGCTGAAGGCCCTGTTTGTGTGTTTGTATTTGTTTTGTCTCCCTGGGCAGGTCTGGCTGCTCTAAGCAAAAGAGCCCAAACAATCTCTGCATGCGGCTCCCTGGTTTCACAAATCACTCACTCCCGCAGTGTTAGGAAAGCAAACAGAAGCCAGGGTCAAGTGCTGCCTTTGTCCCCCCGGCTCTTTCCCACGAGCTCAATGATGCCATTAGCATTTCCACTGCACTCAGCCCGGGGCCGCCCACAATTGTCAGTGCGCTGTTTGCTTAGGCTACCTCTTCAAATCGCCTATGAAGAGATACTCAATTAACTCCTTACCTTTACCTCCGGTCGCCCGGAGCATCTTTAAATGGTCCACTGTCATCTGAAGTATTTCCGCTTTCTCTAACTTGGCTGATCCCTTGAGAAAGAAGAAAATTGTTGCAATTATTTTGCCAAATTCTCTTTCAGATTTAATCTGGTGATGTTAGCATTGCCCTCATGTCAATGTAGTATTTCACTCAAGCGCACATAAAAGAGGTAATGTAACACCCCAACACTAATGAAATTCATTATGAATTTACTATTAGTTTATCACTATGATATTGGTACGGGTTATAAATAACATTTTGAAAGCTATTTGATCAGCCGAGCACACAAATCGAATACAAAAACTGAGTGGATCACTATCAAATACCTGTTTCTCAAAGGCAGTGGGGACCAGTCGACGGAGCTCCGACAAACTGTTGTTAATACGATCTCGGCGTCTTTTCTCAATAATCTAAGAGAACGGAAGTCGTACAGTGAGGGCTGGTTAAATATTTTAGGGAGTAATCGAATCGTGTATAGTGCCAGATAAAGAAGTAACTCACCCCCCTTCTTTTTTTTCTGGCCATGATTTGAGAAGTTGTAGACGGGGAGCCAGCTCTTATGAGTATATTATTGCCCTGCCTGTTGAAACAAAAAGTGGGTATCGTCAGCCTTATTCCCGTTCTACACGGATCACAAGCGATTAACAAGATTAAAAGGTATCTAATAGTACACACGATACTAAGTTGAAAACGGCCCCAAACTCACCCTCCGTAGTTATTTTCGCACCCTACGTCTATAGTTTCATCAAGATCACTATCTGAAGAACTTTCTTCACAAGGTCGCTTCATTGCCGCAGGAGAAAATTACTCTAGTTGTCAACGGTCTGTATTTTGAAGCGTGGTCGCTGAGCTCAAACCACAGATCCTGCGCGCTGTTGGCAGCCTGAACCGAGTCTGATGCTCTTTCCCACGGTATAAGCTATATCAATGTTGCAATGTCTCGCTGAGCTCACCCCCCCAGCAACAAACTCTGATTGACAGTCCGCAGCTCCCCTTTCCAAGGAGTCTCCTTTCTCATTGGTGGAAAGGCATGATGACGTCCCCTCGGTACGTCAAACACGCGGGTCGAGGAAAGCGTGGGAAAGCTCAGCACAGAACTCACTTAAAAAGGAATCGCCTGTTGGAGGAACTTtgaaattttttttcttttttgggaggGGAAACAGTTATGTGCAATGTTAACAGATGTAGCATGTACATTGAAATTCCAATACTCCTTTTATAGGTTTATACTTCAATCTATAAAATATAAGTTTATGAAATTGCCATATTCGATTCGATTCTCCCTTGTTTTTCTTTTGaaagtaaaaagacttgcatttatatagcgccttccacaaccaccggacgtctcagaccactttacagccaatgaagtacttatggagtgtactcactgttctcATGTGGGAAAAGTATTAAAACTTTAATTATTTTTGGGCTTGGCTTGTTCAGCTCCAGAAATATGGCTTAGTATTTGGATCTTGTTTAATTTTTAGCGGTAAGTGGGAAAAATGAAAGACACCCTGTGTTGTCCCTTTATTTTCTCACCGATAATAAAATGCAATGGACATGCATAACCTCTTTAGAAAAATAttattgttttttttctttttataaaaTCACAGTTCTATTAAGGCTGTACGTGGAGGAAGTACTCGAGCTCAGTATCAGTAACACAAGTAAACTAGGTATTTATTCCACTCAATAACGTCGTCCAAGCCCCGGAGTCAAATCTCAGACACGATTATAAACGCATATGTATGTACCATGTAAGTCAAGCTTGGCTGTTTAAAGTGTCTATAGACAGTGAAAGACAGAAGCACCCATTGATTTTCTTTTTTTTAAGAGCCGCTTTTGTACTCGGTGCATGGCTAAGCTGTGGTATAACCGTGTGAACAGAAACAGGACACTATTCTTCAGCACTTCCCCTGTAATTTGAACTTTCTGAATTACACGCTGCCTGCAAAAGAGGTGGTTTGAAAAACATTACAGCACCCTCTGTGCATACCTCCAGCCAAGGTGTTGAGGCAAAAATAATAAAACAGAGAAAGATAAAACAGAAGGGGCATTGTTACCCAATTTAAAGACAGCCGTACTATTGTCAGAAACATACCGACCATCTTATTTATATGCTAATGCACGTTGTCATTGCTTTATTACATCAAATGTTAAGAATATATATATCACTCACAAGATAGAAGTCGGAATAACCAACATTTGCAAATAGCATGTTCTAATTATTGTTCAGGCGTATCTTTAAGTTTACTTTGTTTTGCAATGTTTGAATTGTCTTACAACGTCGAAAAATATAATGAACTGCCACACAGACAAATCCAAGGCGGGACAATAATCGAGACAGAGCGATTATTTGAAGCACTTAAGCACATTGTCTGTTTTCGTTAGATCTCTTCCTCGGGAGCAGGCAATCCATATTTTTAGGATTTCAGTCTGCTGGGGGTTATCTCGATCTCATCTCTCAGAATATTCCGAGCCATTAATGTGTTTTTGATGTTTGTATTTACTGTTTGCAGGGTTTCAGCAAAACGCTGCAGGTTTAACGCTTCACTGACATCTGTGTCAGTAAATGCCGATTGATGCGAACCTCTGGGAAATTACAGGAATAAAAAGATTATTACTTACATGCAAAATTCCATTGGCGACGTTCAGTGGCGGAAGAATTACCGGACGTTATCTGGGTACTGAGAAATGTTTATGAAACCGTTCAGTCGTGTAACTTATCTCGACTGTTTATGTGTGCTATGAACTGCTTCGGAAGTAATCACTCTGTCTCCAATTATATAGGAACAATGTAAAAACGACATTTCAAAAGCAAATAGAATAAATGAATAAGAATCTTTAAAAGATTGGTTCTCAATTAAATGAACAGTGCGCCACAATACATTAAAGGTTAAGCATTAACTTCTAGCTTAGACAGTTTCGTGAAGGATAGAGACAGGAATACTTTCCTGCTTCTAACTTACTGCAAGTATGAATGATTAAAAATAAATCAATGTTACATTTCCATCTTTGTAATCTTGAGCTCAATTGCTTCAAGTACAGTGAGAGTATTCGCTTTTAAAGATGTGTCTGTGTTAAATGACAAGAGATCGTGTCACTTCATGGATCAATACTGAGTGGAGTTTGGATCAAGGGACGTGTAATTGTTTTGACAGTCGTCCCGGATCCAACCTGCTGACCTCGTGATGTTTCGATAATGTTTTATCGCAGTGAATATGAATGGCCGATCCAAACATTGTGTTATTTCTCCCCGAGGGGTGTTTGTATATTGAATGTTATGCATCTCGTGTGTTTGTAATGCTGATGCCATCGATGAGGAGGAGCTTGGCctatttcacacctcattactctGCCAATGTTGCTTTGTGCAAAGTTTACACAACATTTACAGACAGCAGGAGGGCAGGTACCAGGCGGGTTGTTTACACAGCACTTGTATTTTTTTACTGTTCATAAACATCTACCAGTGGAAATGTTTCAACACGTTGTTGTTAAAGTATGGTGTTTCATTGCATTTTTAATTTCTAGACAGCCACAATACTATATATTTCGCGCTATGTCTATGAATGTTGATAAATGATTTTACTACTTAAATTGAAAGGATCAGATTGCAAAGATAGGATCAAGTCGGTCTttagaaataactagaaaacagttTTGCTAATAACAGTAGcaagaaagcgggtaattacagaGCAACAAACGATCCTTTAAATTTATCTACTGGAATGAAGTACAATCTATAAAAGTCATTTTAATAGAAATGATAGAGCTTACCGCCGAAATCGTCTACGTTTTAAAAAGTTCAAACTATAATTGAAGAATTTCGAGGACAGAGCGGTAATGCTGTTTATTCATAGTATACAATGATCCGATCATTATTTCTCTCATGCATATTTTCTCGCAAAGTGATACATAGCGCTGTAACGGATTTCATATCAGTGCCAGAATATTCGCAATTAAACTGTTAGGGTTACACATTCAGTAACAATGTTTTGACAACCTGTAATTCATTTCCTTCAAAATGTTACACTTTCTCACAGTGCCTGCACATTTTTTGAATTAGTTGTATTCAACCAGGAATAGAGATACTTTTAATGGACCATTCTTATCCCAACGCCATTAATACAAATAAGAACAGCCACCAGTTAATGcggacaaaggcaaaatactgtagatgctggacatcggaaataaaaacagaaaatgctggaaatactcagcagatcaggcagcatctgtagagagagaaacagttaacatttcagtcgACGACCTTTCG
This genomic stretch from Pristiophorus japonicus isolate sPriJap1 chromosome 7, sPriJap1.hap1, whole genome shotgun sequence harbors:
- the hey2 gene encoding hairy/enhancer-of-split related with YRPW motif protein 2 isoform X1 yields the protein MKRPCEESSSDSDLDETIDVGCENNYGGQGNNILIRAGSPSTTSQIMARKKRRGIIEKRRRDRINNSLSELRRLVPTAFEKQGSAKLEKAEILQMTVDHLKMLRATGGKGFFDAHALAMDFMSIGFRECLSEVARYLSSVEGLENSDPLRLRLVSHLNTYASQREAAVMTSSVAHHHQHQHQQRLQQHQQPPHHQHWAAAFHHLPSALLQHHGLSSDRLLASASELHPGTAAVPPPPGGSALLTATLAAAAAHTAPGGGGSGLTPRMPPLSTSLLSLSATVHAAAAAAAAAHTFPLSFGAFPAAAVLTPGGTALSPPGIAGVPHSGSGGSGGGKPYRPWGTEIGAF
- the hey2 gene encoding hairy/enhancer-of-split related with YRPW motif protein 2 isoform X2, giving the protein MKRPCEESSSDSDLDETIDVGCENNYGGQGNNILIRAGSPSTTSQIMARKKRRGIIEKRRRDRINNSLSELRRLVPTAFEKQGSAKLEKAEILQMTVDHLKMLRATGGKGFFDAHALAMDFMSIGFRECLSEVARYLSSVEGLENSDPLRLRLVSHLNTYASQREAAVMTSSVAHHHQHQHQQRLQQHQQPPHHQHWAAAFHHLPSALLQHHGLSSDRLLASASELHPGPWLITHCKSHQYCYQQVDSNFTHELSAFKYPNVDYFVYANYNQSTASPCCSN